In one Pirellulaceae bacterium genomic region, the following are encoded:
- a CDS encoding molybdopterin-dependent oxidoreductase encodes MTQKLKQKTSGSVGTPIALESAIGHVTGTADFLADIPPRSDELCVGLVVSPLASGRIIEVDVATARTLPGVAVVLTSDDLPAARRFGPLQADEPVLVEGEVLYVGQPVVVIAADCPATLDQARKLVRIEIEETPPILSVDEAVARQRFLGPEVRFQQGDATSAMTRAPHVREGVFHTLGQEHFYFETQAALAVPGEDGQITIHSSTQGPTEIQRVVSLVLGIGMHQVVVACKRMGGGFGGKETQGTLPAVLVSLVARATGRAARIVYRREEDGELTGKRHAYRANWQIGFDDSGHVLAYRVHFYSDGGAAMDLSQAVLERSMFHADNAYYLEHADIRGQVCFTNFPPATAFRGFGGPQAVAVIENAMQEMTACLHGKGVTTLAAADIQTRNLYGHDERNVTPYGQVVHGNHLDQIVGKLLVKSDYRPRLAEIERRNAVDRIWLRGLAMVPVKFGLSFTTKMLNQANALVLVYADGTVQVSTGGTEMGQGLYTKLRQLVADVFGLLPTRVVIMTTSTEKNNNTSPTAASASTDLNGAAAVSASETIRTRLAMWAARHFAGASNQAVEDIDRIAFEQEWVFDRRDPSRRIRFADACEGAKADRVDLGARGFFATPGIDFNQETGKGNPFYYFAQGATVAEVCIDRFTGELTVPRADILIDVGRSINPAIDRGQLIGGFVQGMGWVTNECLVYDERGRLLTTNASTYKIPAASDVPAEFNWEFFATDDSVTAIAGSKGVGEPPFLHALAVWSAAKHALACASPSAARKLGLPASAEAIRGSLG; translated from the coding sequence ATGACGCAAAAGCTGAAGCAAAAAACATCTGGATCGGTCGGCACGCCAATCGCCCTTGAATCGGCGATCGGTCATGTGACGGGAACGGCCGACTTTCTAGCCGATATTCCACCTCGGTCGGACGAGTTGTGTGTTGGACTCGTCGTGAGTCCGCTGGCAAGTGGGCGAATCATTGAGGTCGATGTGGCGACGGCACGCACCTTGCCCGGCGTTGCGGTGGTGCTCACGTCGGATGACCTGCCAGCCGCCCGGCGGTTTGGGCCATTACAGGCGGATGAACCCGTCCTGGTGGAAGGTGAAGTGTTGTATGTTGGTCAACCGGTGGTCGTGATCGCGGCCGATTGCCCGGCGACGCTGGACCAAGCCCGGAAGCTGGTGCGGATAGAGATCGAAGAGACGCCGCCGATCCTTTCGGTCGACGAAGCGGTGGCACGGCAGCGGTTTCTGGGGCCCGAGGTGCGGTTCCAGCAGGGCGACGCGACGTCGGCGATGACCAGGGCTCCGCATGTGCGGGAGGGAGTGTTTCACACGTTGGGGCAAGAACATTTTTATTTCGAGACTCAGGCGGCACTGGCGGTTCCCGGAGAGGATGGGCAGATAACCATTCACTCGTCGACGCAAGGGCCGACGGAGATTCAACGCGTGGTATCGCTCGTGCTTGGCATTGGCATGCACCAAGTGGTGGTTGCCTGCAAACGAATGGGGGGTGGATTTGGAGGAAAGGAGACCCAGGGGACGTTGCCCGCGGTGCTGGTCTCGTTAGTCGCACGGGCCACCGGCCGAGCTGCTCGGATCGTTTATCGTCGGGAGGAGGACGGTGAGTTGACCGGTAAACGGCACGCTTACCGCGCCAATTGGCAGATCGGGTTCGACGACTCAGGACACGTGCTGGCCTATCGCGTGCATTTCTATTCCGATGGCGGTGCAGCCATGGACCTGTCTCAGGCTGTCTTAGAACGATCGATGTTCCACGCCGACAATGCCTATTACCTTGAGCATGCTGACATTCGAGGACAAGTCTGTTTCACGAACTTCCCGCCTGCGACGGCGTTCCGAGGTTTCGGAGGTCCTCAGGCAGTGGCAGTGATCGAGAACGCGATGCAGGAGATGACGGCCTGCTTGCATGGGAAAGGTGTCACAACTCTTGCCGCCGCAGACATCCAGACACGCAACCTCTACGGCCACGACGAAAGGAATGTTACTCCCTATGGCCAGGTCGTCCATGGAAATCACTTGGACCAAATTGTGGGGAAACTGCTTGTGAAGAGTGACTATCGGCCACGTCTGGCGGAAATCGAGCGGCGAAATGCGGTCGATCGTATCTGGCTCCGTGGGCTGGCGATGGTCCCTGTCAAATTTGGTCTGTCGTTCACGACCAAGATGTTGAACCAGGCGAACGCGCTGGTGCTGGTCTATGCCGATGGTACGGTGCAGGTATCGACAGGCGGTACGGAGATGGGGCAAGGATTGTACACGAAGCTTCGACAATTAGTCGCAGACGTGTTTGGTCTATTGCCTACGAGGGTGGTGATCATGACCACCTCAACAGAAAAGAACAACAATACGTCACCGACGGCTGCTTCGGCGAGTACCGACTTAAATGGCGCGGCAGCCGTATCAGCCTCGGAGACAATTCGCACGAGGTTGGCGATGTGGGCTGCGCGACATTTTGCTGGAGCGTCGAATCAAGCAGTGGAGGACATCGATCGGATCGCTTTCGAACAGGAATGGGTGTTCGATCGACGAGACCCATCACGCCGAATAAGATTCGCTGATGCTTGTGAAGGGGCGAAGGCGGACCGAGTGGATCTGGGGGCCCGAGGCTTTTTCGCGACGCCCGGAATCGATTTCAACCAAGAGACAGGGAAGGGGAATCCGTTTTACTACTTTGCCCAGGGCGCGACGGTAGCCGAGGTGTGTATCGACCGTTTCACCGGCGAGTTGACGGTGCCGCGCGCGGATATCCTCATCGATGTTGGACGGTCGATCAACCCTGCTATCGATCGGGGGCAGTTGATAGGTGGATTTGTGCAGGGGATGGGCTGGGTGACGAACGAGTGCCTGGTCTACGATGAGCGGGGCCGATTGTTGACGACGAATGCCTCGACCTACAAAATTCCCGCGGCCTCCGATGTGCCGGCCGAGTTTAACTGGGAGTTTTTCGCGACTGACGACTCGGTCACTGCGATTGCGGGCAGCAAGGGTGTGGGCGAACCGCCCTTCCTGCACGCGCTGGCAGTCTGGTCGGCGGCCAAGCACGCACTCGCTTGCGCGTCTCCATCCGCTGCCCGAAAACTCGGCCTCCCCGCCAGTGCCGAGGCGATCCGTGGCTCGCTGGGATAA
- a CDS encoding sulfotransferase gives MSDHQLLKMPDFYVVGAGRAGTTSLSHYLAQHPKLYVPSSKSCSFFYASDLTGSPLADNHAAIPEWFVQDKVKYHSSYSSAPVAAIRGDVSPVYLASTRVACRIAAARPDAKIIAIMRNPVDRVYSRYVGRRRDGLETTATFEELVESEISMDLVRDDAHATYLAGGMMSHYLCSYFDAFPAENIQIHFYEEFAGNTREVMASICRFLAVDEDFRFDVDRIYNASGGRIQNAAVGRIWASSLPLRKGLRPWLPKSLRDSMFRKVTAKTEKVPIKPETRRRLIDVYRDDIQKMQHLTGRDLSAWLKQPAV, from the coding sequence GTGAGTGATCATCAATTGCTGAAAATGCCGGATTTCTATGTGGTTGGCGCCGGCCGCGCTGGGACGACGTCGTTGAGTCACTACCTGGCGCAACACCCGAAACTCTATGTACCGTCTTCCAAATCGTGCAGCTTCTTTTATGCGTCTGATCTGACAGGATCCCCGCTGGCGGATAATCACGCAGCGATACCGGAGTGGTTTGTTCAGGACAAAGTCAAGTATCATTCATCCTATTCATCGGCTCCGGTCGCGGCGATTCGTGGGGATGTTTCCCCGGTTTATCTGGCATCCACACGCGTGGCTTGTCGGATCGCTGCAGCCCGTCCGGACGCGAAGATTATCGCGATCATGCGGAATCCTGTTGATCGTGTCTATTCGCGATATGTAGGCCGCCGCCGCGACGGCTTGGAAACGACAGCCACATTTGAAGAATTGGTAGAATCTGAGATTAGCATGGATCTCGTACGTGATGATGCGCACGCGACTTATCTAGCAGGCGGCATGATGTCGCACTATCTCTGCTCTTATTTCGATGCATTTCCCGCCGAGAATATCCAGATTCACTTCTATGAGGAATTCGCGGGGAATACACGAGAGGTGATGGCATCAATCTGTCGCTTTCTGGCCGTGGATGAGGATTTTCGGTTCGATGTGGATCGGATCTACAACGCCAGCGGAGGCCGCATTCAGAATGCGGCCGTCGGGCGGATCTGGGCATCAAGCTTGCCTTTACGCAAGGGGTTACGGCCTTGGTTGCCGAAGTCGCTACGGGATTCCATGTTCAGGAAAGTGACGGCCAAGACTGAGAAGGTGCCGATTAAACCGGAGACTCGGCGCAGACTGATTGACGTCTATCGTGATGACATTCAGAAAATGCAACACTTGACGGGCCGCGACCTGTCTGCGTGGTTGAAACAGCCAGCCGTATAA
- a CDS encoding sulfotransferase: MRENSCRPAFFVVGGSRCGTTSLHHALVHHPGIFVPRNKSPNYFTAEDLADFPGSVAMAAMKGHAITNESEYLELFASAADGQLPGEVSPVYLQSINTAGRISAFAPEARIVAILRDPVDRAFAHYIGRRRDGLESRTSFAEVIAPELADRGPKSVAFNQYLAIGRYAHFLKSFYREFPAERIKLLFFDDLVHDPIEVLQELFAFLGVEQLGDRLPLEQKNRGGIIRNPLLRAVWTRSALLRARLRQHIPETVRDSVGRTFLANMRRPTLEASIHRDLTEYFADSLSELKAFCGDQLGNRCPSVRWLHQIEMNRKRADTWTV, translated from the coding sequence ATGCGAGAAAATAGTTGCCGGCCGGCGTTCTTTGTGGTGGGTGGCAGTCGTTGCGGCACCACCAGCCTGCACCACGCGTTGGTTCATCACCCGGGAATCTTCGTGCCACGCAATAAGTCTCCAAACTATTTCACGGCCGAAGATCTGGCGGACTTTCCGGGGTCGGTGGCGATGGCTGCCATGAAGGGACATGCGATTACGAATGAGTCCGAGTACTTGGAACTGTTCGCTTCCGCAGCCGACGGGCAGTTGCCAGGCGAGGTCTCGCCCGTGTACTTGCAGTCGATCAACACGGCGGGCAGAATTTCGGCCTTTGCGCCAGAGGCGCGGATCGTAGCGATTCTTCGCGATCCTGTTGATCGAGCCTTCGCCCATTACATCGGACGCCGCCGGGATGGCCTCGAGTCGCGCACGAGCTTCGCCGAGGTGATCGCTCCGGAACTGGCCGATCGTGGACCAAAATCGGTGGCGTTTAACCAGTATCTGGCGATCGGACGCTATGCGCACTTTTTGAAAAGCTTCTACCGCGAGTTTCCCGCCGAACGCATTAAGCTTCTATTCTTCGACGACCTGGTTCACGATCCTATTGAGGTGCTCCAAGAACTATTTGCCTTTCTTGGCGTTGAGCAACTGGGGGATCGATTACCGCTGGAGCAGAAGAATCGAGGGGGCATCATTCGTAATCCCCTGCTGCGAGCCGTCTGGACTCGGTCCGCGTTGCTGCGAGCTCGTCTTCGCCAGCATATACCGGAAACGGTCCGTGATTCGGTAGGCCGGACATTCCTGGCAAATATGCGGAGGCCGACCCTTGAGGCGAGTATTCATCGTGATCTGACCGAGTATTTTGCGGATTCACTGAGTGAACTCAAAGCCTTCTGTGGAGATCAATTGGGTAATCGATGTCCATCCGTGCGATGGCTTCATCAAATCGAAATGAACAGGAAACGAGCGGACACGTGGACAGTGTAA
- a CDS encoding cytochrome P450, with protein MLNLIPVNSFWSLVATLIAPAWMASVCGSARFAKVFPHEAWFTRLIFLVWSSVVIASWYCLPVLLPWLLLLAVGTWTVIFCCDLRGQRAARGTPPGRLWILAGVRALADRDYYLRNFERYGPVFKMSQYGAPTICVLGQERIEKLIKGHSGFLGPSTLPISNSVEGTFLRYMPKVTHAFYGKLFRRAMSMSFEPSQVRQVDRICESHLASLAEHESSPYPELQSLARRSLNHLLLGLGAETPEGQRFDELARGFAKAGIGRSLVHRDRQAFAELRRILAEKVEMDAADIARDADAADGTSVLVRLRQLDPAMPDRVCLDNLIVMHRIATGNVSSLLVWLLYRWATEDTIVSEIRAEPSDTRESLLALFLAETLRTSQSEYLYRRVVKEFDFEGYRYPSGWLVRGCVWESHSTTDAIDDPARFQLRRGDADYDRRHFIPLGVGSHACNGGGVNELICLAFLKQLLCAADVRVTCAEPLQRQMRHWSHWQPNYAMRVNCGGIA; from the coding sequence GTGTTGAATTTGATACCTGTAAATTCGTTCTGGTCATTGGTGGCAACGTTAATTGCGCCGGCTTGGATGGCAAGTGTGTGTGGTTCGGCACGGTTTGCGAAGGTGTTTCCACATGAGGCTTGGTTCACGCGTCTCATCTTTCTGGTCTGGTCCAGTGTGGTAATCGCTTCCTGGTACTGCCTGCCAGTGTTGCTTCCATGGTTGTTGCTGTTGGCGGTTGGTACTTGGACGGTGATATTTTGCTGTGATTTGCGTGGGCAAAGAGCTGCGCGTGGGACGCCTCCCGGACGACTCTGGATCTTGGCCGGGGTTCGAGCACTCGCCGATCGTGACTATTACCTTCGCAATTTCGAACGGTATGGGCCTGTCTTCAAGATGTCGCAGTACGGTGCGCCCACGATCTGCGTGCTTGGACAGGAGAGGATTGAAAAACTGATCAAGGGTCACTCGGGATTTCTGGGACCCAGCACTTTGCCTATCTCCAACAGCGTTGAAGGGACCTTTCTACGCTATATGCCGAAGGTGACCCATGCGTTTTACGGAAAGCTATTTCGTCGCGCAATGTCGATGTCATTCGAGCCGAGTCAGGTTCGGCAAGTGGACCGCATCTGCGAAAGTCACCTCGCGTCTCTCGCAGAACACGAGTCAAGTCCCTATCCGGAGTTACAGTCGCTCGCCAGACGCTCGCTGAACCATCTGTTGTTGGGGCTTGGTGCGGAGACTCCCGAGGGGCAGAGGTTCGATGAACTGGCTCGCGGGTTCGCAAAGGCGGGTATCGGTAGGTCGCTGGTCCACCGCGATCGACAGGCATTCGCGGAGCTGCGGCGGATTCTTGCCGAGAAGGTGGAAATGGATGCGGCGGATATTGCCCGTGATGCTGATGCGGCCGATGGAACGTCCGTGCTGGTACGATTGCGACAGCTAGATCCGGCCATGCCAGACCGCGTTTGCCTGGATAATCTGATTGTCATGCACCGCATCGCGACCGGTAACGTTTCATCGCTGCTTGTTTGGCTGCTGTACCGTTGGGCCACTGAGGATACCATTGTGTCCGAGATCAGGGCGGAGCCATCTGATACGCGTGAATCGTTGCTGGCTCTTTTTCTGGCTGAGACGCTCCGCACGAGTCAGAGCGAGTACCTCTACCGGCGTGTGGTGAAAGAGTTTGATTTCGAGGGCTATCGGTATCCAAGCGGCTGGTTGGTTCGTGGCTGTGTGTGGGAAAGCCACAGCACGACCGATGCGATCGACGATCCGGCGCGGTTTCAACTGCGACGTGGGGACGCAGACTATGATCGTCGACACTTTATTCCGCTCGGTGTGGGCAGCCATGCCTGCAATGGTGGCGGTGTAAACGAGCTGATTTGTCTTGCCTTCCTGAAGCAACTCCTGTGCGCAGCCGATGTTCGCGTCACCTGTGCGGAACCGCTACAGCGTCAGATGAGGCATTGGAGTCATTGGCAACCGAACTATGCGATGCGGGTCAACTGTGGGGGAATCGCATGA
- a CDS encoding alpha/beta hydrolase, giving the protein MKTLVLVGHLIVLLAIMSGCNARPQTGNSSEGSQVKAEELEVDPLTAVAWKSRVVPDIVYQRADGVDVKLDVWVPDTWLGEPPWWTPASGKKPTLLYIHGGGWVEGDRQSRVLKLLPFLVRDWVVVNIDYRLAGTAKAPAAVDDCLAALEWVHQNAETYPIDTSRIVVYGDSAGGHLALLTGLLQKGDRLCGGKLIVEDKPPVAAIINWFGVPDYEAHSKYHTRLSGAPDPWIDPTDDLDEAIRTLSPVHYIRESSVPILTIHGTEDPAVLPDQAKLLHKELNTQGVSNRLHWVEGRKHGDFSPEERTEIHQVIWEFLKNAQVLPN; this is encoded by the coding sequence ATGAAAACCTTGGTTCTTGTCGGTCACCTCATTGTGCTACTTGCCATAATGAGCGGCTGCAATGCACGACCCCAAACGGGTAACTCCTCGGAAGGCTCTCAAGTCAAAGCTGAGGAACTTGAAGTTGATCCTTTGACAGCGGTCGCCTGGAAGTCCCGCGTGGTGCCTGACATTGTGTACCAACGCGCGGATGGTGTTGACGTCAAGCTTGACGTCTGGGTTCCAGACACCTGGTTGGGTGAGCCCCCCTGGTGGACACCGGCGTCGGGTAAAAAACCGACGTTGCTCTACATTCACGGAGGTGGGTGGGTGGAAGGTGATCGCCAGTCGCGAGTTTTAAAATTGCTTCCGTTTCTGGTTCGTGATTGGGTCGTCGTCAACATTGACTATCGCCTTGCCGGGACGGCGAAAGCGCCCGCTGCCGTCGATGATTGCCTCGCCGCGTTGGAATGGGTTCATCAAAATGCCGAAACCTATCCCATCGACACATCTCGTATTGTTGTCTACGGCGACTCAGCCGGCGGACACTTGGCATTGCTAACTGGGTTACTGCAAAAAGGCGATCGTCTATGCGGAGGCAAACTGATTGTGGAAGACAAGCCACCGGTTGCAGCGATCATCAACTGGTTCGGCGTTCCCGACTACGAAGCACACTCGAAATACCATACTCGTCTCAGCGGCGCCCCTGACCCGTGGATTGATCCAACCGATGACCTTGACGAGGCGATACGAACGTTGTCGCCCGTTCACTACATTCGCGAATCGTCCGTACCCATACTCACGATCCACGGCACAGAAGATCCGGCAGTCTTGCCGGACCAGGCGAAGTTACTTCACAAAGAATTAAACACCCAGGGTGTCAGTAATCGGCTGCACTGGGTGGAAGGACGCAAGCACGGAGACTTTTCTCCCGAGGAACGCACAGAGATCCACCAAGTGATCTGGGAATTCCTCAAAAATGCGCAGGTGCTCCCCAACTAG
- a CDS encoding class I SAM-dependent methyltransferase produces the protein MTQSNDLTRQRHWEKMADESIDKFSTSLWRCFCDQLYLRFLNEWTGDRRFRAALKTDLFDEVVGDGLAEWLLSASDRVEGIDLVSTIAQQAARRHPGLVARQADVRCLDAYPVDHFDLVVSNSTLDHFADASDLAVAIAELSRVLMPNGLLFIALDNPQNPIVNVRNRCSSSSEGNSQLIPYFMGHTVSQAELCRMVETTGLIVERSDHLMHVPRVLFLHASKIFSPELRSGQALLGLMHAFEVLNYLPTRFLTGHYSAVLARKPN, from the coding sequence ATGACACAATCAAACGACTTGACCCGACAACGCCACTGGGAAAAGATGGCTGACGAGTCGATCGACAAGTTTTCAACATCGTTATGGCGTTGTTTCTGCGACCAACTGTACCTTCGATTCCTGAACGAATGGACGGGCGATCGGCGGTTTCGAGCGGCGTTGAAGACTGATCTCTTTGACGAGGTGGTCGGCGATGGACTGGCGGAATGGCTGCTGTCAGCCAGTGATCGTGTGGAGGGTATTGACCTCGTATCGACGATTGCTCAGCAAGCCGCTCGCCGTCATCCAGGGCTCGTCGCACGTCAGGCCGATGTGAGGTGTCTCGACGCCTACCCTGTGGACCACTTTGATCTTGTGGTGTCTAACTCGACGCTGGACCATTTTGCCGACGCATCCGATTTGGCTGTGGCGATCGCGGAGCTTTCTCGGGTGTTAATGCCCAACGGTTTGCTGTTCATCGCGTTGGACAATCCTCAGAATCCGATTGTAAACGTCCGTAATCGCTGCTCGTCATCCTCCGAGGGGAACAGTCAACTGATACCCTATTTCATGGGCCACACCGTATCCCAGGCCGAACTCTGTCGAATGGTGGAGACGACCGGTCTGATCGTGGAGCGGAGCGATCATTTGATGCATGTTCCCCGCGTGCTTTTTCTGCACGCCAGCAAGATCTTCTCGCCGGAGTTGCGGTCGGGACAGGCGCTGCTCGGACTAATGCATGCCTTCGAGGTTTTGAATTATCTGCCGACGCGATTTTTGACGGGGCACTATTCTGCCGTGTTGGCGAGGAAACCGAACTGA
- a CDS encoding GNAT family N-acetyltransferase: MFGARYYDLFYGKKSLLSLTAPVHAGLALEIRMAEPGDLEEITRRQEGYSSALFDQYTTLGSDCYVAHHGGKLQGFLWINRQSMKFLGMKLPQLPLGHCFVHSVFVFPAARRKGVFQFLFRTVCDELSKDGYQSICCLIDRMNFASIQAFGNEGTRFRLAPILKLPGIRPILFYWTLS; the protein is encoded by the coding sequence ATGTTCGGTGCCCGATACTATGACCTCTTTTATGGCAAGAAAAGTCTCCTTTCATTAACCGCACCGGTCCATGCAGGTTTGGCCCTCGAGATCAGGATGGCTGAGCCCGGCGATCTTGAAGAAATCACCCGACGCCAGGAGGGTTACTCTTCCGCATTATTCGACCAATACACGACACTCGGCAGTGACTGCTACGTCGCCCATCATGGTGGAAAACTGCAAGGATTTCTGTGGATCAATCGTCAATCAATGAAATTCCTTGGCATGAAATTGCCACAGCTACCGCTGGGCCACTGCTTCGTCCATTCGGTATTTGTGTTCCCCGCAGCACGTCGCAAGGGAGTGTTTCAATTTCTGTTCCGTACTGTTTGTGATGAACTAAGCAAGGATGGTTATCAATCGATCTGCTGCCTTATTGATCGAATGAATTTCGCTTCCATTCAGGCCTTTGGCAACGAAGGCACACGGTTCCGGCTGGCTCCTATCCTAAAACTACCTGGCATCAGGCCAATCCTTTTTTACTGGACGCTCTCGTGA
- a CDS encoding RtcB family protein, giving the protein MSKNASKGKLRTWLTEPLTKEVSRSLHRLVNADDVQRIVVMPDVHLAADVCVGAVLATSQLIYPAAVGGDIGCGMAAVRVDGEADLLHGEQAASLLLSALYSRVPTNRHSRDTAPHALPTELGSISLNHPSLDRRKHRDGRVQLGTLGRGNHFLEFQADQEGQLWFMVHSGSRAMGQAITDYHLSQAETGFTGLKYLDSETIAGQDYLHDMEWALRYAERNRLCMARTVARLLHDLFGVETDWTSLIHGHHNHVVQEKHLGETLWVHRKGAQSSRRNEAGIIPGSMGTASFLVSGRGCQSSLCSSSHGAGRKLSRGKARQAISTSQLHRQMRRVRFDHRKASVLREEAPEAYKDIYAVMRAQKELTRITAELKPVLCYKGH; this is encoded by the coding sequence ATGAGCAAAAACGCCTCGAAGGGGAAATTGCGAACGTGGCTCACTGAGCCGTTGACAAAAGAAGTCAGCAGGTCGCTTCACCGCTTGGTGAATGCAGACGATGTCCAAAGAATCGTCGTCATGCCGGACGTTCACTTAGCCGCCGATGTTTGTGTCGGCGCCGTGCTGGCGACATCTCAACTCATTTATCCGGCAGCTGTCGGGGGAGACATTGGTTGCGGCATGGCTGCGGTGCGTGTGGATGGCGAGGCCGATTTACTGCACGGAGAGCAGGCAGCCTCGCTTTTGCTGTCGGCTTTATACAGTCGAGTGCCCACCAATCGCCACTCGCGGGACACCGCGCCCCATGCGCTGCCGACGGAATTGGGAAGTATTTCTCTGAATCATCCCAGCTTAGACCGACGTAAGCACCGAGATGGGCGTGTACAACTGGGTACCCTTGGGCGTGGTAACCACTTTCTCGAGTTTCAAGCAGATCAGGAAGGTCAACTGTGGTTCATGGTCCACAGTGGCTCTCGAGCGATGGGGCAGGCAATCACCGACTATCATTTGTCTCAGGCGGAAACAGGATTCACTGGCTTGAAGTACTTGGATTCGGAAACGATAGCCGGACAAGATTATCTGCACGACATGGAGTGGGCGCTTCGTTACGCTGAGCGGAATCGACTTTGCATGGCGAGAACCGTGGCAAGACTGTTGCACGACTTATTTGGCGTCGAGACGGATTGGACGTCGCTTATCCACGGTCACCATAACCATGTGGTTCAAGAAAAGCACTTAGGTGAAACGTTGTGGGTCCACCGAAAAGGTGCCCAATCATCACGACGCAATGAAGCGGGGATTATTCCGGGGTCGATGGGAACCGCCAGTTTTTTGGTGTCCGGCCGTGGTTGCCAATCATCGCTCTGTTCTAGTTCTCACGGAGCTGGACGCAAGCTGAGTCGCGGTAAGGCTCGGCAGGCGATTAGTACCTCGCAACTACATCGGCAGATGAGGCGAGTGCGATTCGATCATCGTAAGGCGTCAGTTTTGCGAGAAGAGGCCCCGGAAGCTTATAAGGATATCTATGCTGTGATGCGGGCCCAGAAAGAGCTGACTCGAATTACGGCTGAGCTGAAACCCGTTCTTTGTTATAAAGGGCATTGA
- a CDS encoding FAD binding domain-containing protein yields MDSVIRSSVEFQVNGRRCNVSGEDVFLTVSEFVREKLRCTGTKTACEEGDCGSCTVLIGQPSEHGMDYRSVNSCIRFVFQLDGCHVITVEALAADGQLTPVQQTMIDCHGSQCGFCTPGFVMAMTAVCHKRAESCDDTRPVDWPVELAGNLCRCTGYLPIFEAAQRCELLGAETVNWPPITETFQERCASLRNLPFDVTGTHRGQPRRVLSPVTLDDALRIRAEHPDAQVIAGATDLGVRWTKSRQAVSEWIDLGRVAELRGGVVVPAGNGSRSGKEADSRETPAIDAGAMATWSELLQLAEKVLPEFAELLQRFGGPQIRNAGTIGGNLVNASSVADSLPLLCVMEAELELASREGRRWVGINQFFTANRRTLLRDDELLARVRLPLPLSRQRLRLYKVSRRRDLDIATITAAICVQVEDGRIEQAAIAVGGAGPTVRRLKRVEGWLIDRPCDEETFTRAGEVAVQEVSPWSDVRGSAEYRRQLVRSLLLRYFHEMASGIEAAE; encoded by the coding sequence GTGGACAGTGTAATAAGATCTTCCGTTGAGTTTCAGGTGAATGGCCGTCGATGCAATGTCTCGGGAGAAGATGTTTTTTTGACGGTCAGTGAGTTCGTGCGTGAAAAACTGAGGTGTACCGGTACGAAGACGGCTTGCGAGGAAGGCGACTGCGGTTCATGCACGGTGCTGATCGGGCAGCCGTCCGAACACGGCATGGATTACCGATCGGTCAACTCATGCATTCGCTTTGTCTTTCAACTCGATGGTTGTCATGTGATTACAGTCGAGGCGTTGGCGGCAGACGGTCAACTCACACCCGTCCAGCAGACGATGATCGACTGCCACGGTTCGCAGTGTGGTTTCTGTACACCGGGCTTTGTGATGGCGATGACCGCCGTGTGTCACAAGCGAGCGGAGTCTTGCGATGATACGCGGCCCGTTGATTGGCCGGTGGAACTCGCCGGAAACCTTTGTCGCTGTACAGGCTACTTGCCGATTTTCGAGGCAGCTCAACGATGCGAGTTGCTGGGTGCAGAGACCGTGAACTGGCCACCGATTACAGAGACATTCCAGGAAAGGTGTGCGTCGCTCCGAAACCTGCCGTTCGATGTGACTGGTACGCATCGCGGACAGCCTCGCAGGGTTCTCAGCCCCGTCACGTTGGACGACGCACTGCGCATCCGCGCTGAACATCCCGATGCGCAGGTGATTGCGGGCGCGACGGATCTAGGAGTCCGCTGGACGAAGTCGCGGCAGGCTGTATCGGAGTGGATCGACCTCGGACGCGTCGCGGAGTTGCGGGGGGGCGTCGTTGTGCCGGCCGGTAACGGCAGTCGATCAGGGAAGGAAGCCGATTCGCGGGAGACGCCCGCGATCGATGCGGGAGCGATGGCGACCTGGTCGGAATTGTTGCAGCTTGCCGAAAAGGTGTTGCCGGAATTTGCCGAATTGCTGCAACGGTTTGGTGGTCCTCAGATTCGCAATGCGGGGACGATCGGGGGGAATCTTGTCAATGCGTCCTCCGTAGCCGATTCACTGCCACTGCTCTGCGTCATGGAGGCCGAGTTGGAACTGGCTTCGCGTGAGGGGCGACGTTGGGTCGGGATTAACCAATTCTTTACAGCGAATCGCAGGACCTTGCTTCGAGACGATGAATTGTTGGCTCGCGTGCGACTCCCGCTGCCCTTGTCTCGCCAACGATTGCGTCTCTATAAAGTGAGCCGACGTCGCGACTTGGACATTGCGACAATCACAGCAGCCATTTGCGTGCAGGTAGAAGACGGACGCATCGAACAGGCCGCGATCGCGGTTGGGGGAGCGGGGCCGACGGTGCGGAGACTGAAGCGGGTTGAGGGCTGGTTGATCGATCGCCCCTGTGATGAAGAGACATTCACGCGGGCAGGCGAGGTTGCGGTGCAGGAAGTGTCGCCCTGGTCCGATGTACGCGGATCGGCCGAATATCGTCGCCAACTCGTGCGGAGTCTCCTGCTGCGGTACTTTCATGAAATGGCGTCTGGAATTGAGGCTGCTGAGTAG